Part of the Yersinia hibernica genome, AATAAAGTTTTCACCTACGCCACAACCAATCACTAGCGGGCTACCTGAGCGCGCAGCAATCAAGCGGCTTGGGTCGCGGCTATCCATCACCACCGTGCCGTATGCACCACGTAGTTGCGGAATAACGCGCTTAACCACTTCCAGCAGAGAACCGCCCTGCTGTTGCTCCCAATGCACCAAGTGAGCAATAACTTCGGTGTCAGTTTCAGAACTGAAACGGTAGCCACGGCTGATCAATAATTCACGTAAAGGTTCGTGATTTTCGATAATACCGTTATGAACCACAGAGATATAATCTGAAACATGAGGGTGTGCATTCGCCTCTGATGGCTCGCCATGGGTAGCCCAGCGGGTATGTGCAATCCCGGTGCCGCCGTGTATTGCCTGCTGTTCGGCCGCATCAGACAGTGCCTGAACTTTACCCAAGCGCCGTAAGCGCGTCAGGTTACTTTCTGCATCAACTACAGCTAAACCCGCAGAGTCATAGCCGCGGTATTCAAGACGACGTAAACCTTCGATCAGAATCTCAGCGATATCACGTTGCGCTACTGCGCCAACAATTCCACACATCTGTTTTGTTCCTATGTAAGGCTTTTTAAGAGCCTTGTCGATGTCAGTGACCTGATTTTCCGGATTTCCCGGGTTCCCCGAGCCTGTAGAGTTGGGGATTATTATGTTTTGTTCTGTATTCTCAACATAAATGCACAAGCCGAAAACACAGGGCAAAACATCCCTTCAATGAAAAATAAATAGCATTGAAGGGACTGTTTTAATAAATTATTTTTTCTTAACCGGGCGCTGCCACCCCTGAACATGAACTTGTTTAACTCGACTGAGAACTAATTCATTTTCAGCGATATCACGGGTTACCGTGGTACCTGCCGCGATAGTAACGCCGTTTGCCACAGTGACGGGAGCCACTAGTTGGGTATCTGAGCCGACAAAGACATCATCGCCAATAATAGTTTTAAACTTATTAGCTCCATCATAGTTGCAAGTTATAGTTCCTGCGCCAATATTTACGCCAGAACCAATCTCAGCATCACCTAAGTAGGAGAGATGACCCGCTTTAGACCCTTTGCCCAAGCGGGCTTTCTTGATTTCAACAAAATTACCAACATGTGCGCCTTCCGCTAACTCAGCGCCCGGGCGCAGACGAGCAAATGGCCCAACAGTACATTGCGCATCTAGGTGAGAATCTTCCAATACTGAGTATGGGCTGATTTCTGAATCATCGCCAATCACACAGTTTTTCAGCACACACCCGGTACCAATACGCACCCGCGAACCTAAAGTCACGTGGCCTTCAATGATGACATTGGTATCAATGGTGATGTCACGGCCATGTGTTAATTCTCCACGCAAATCAAAGCGTGTCGGATCCAGTAACATCACGCCAGCTAATAATAGCTTCTCAGCTTGTTCGGATTGATATACACGTTCAAGAGCTGCCAATTGCAAGCGGTTGTTAACACCTTCAACTTCACTCAGACGAGCCGGATGCACCGCCGCTATCTTCTTACCATCAGCATGGGCCAGCGCAATAATATCAGTGATGTAAAACTCGCCCTGGGCATTATTGTTATCCAACAGTGATAACCAGCGCTTTAAATCACGACCATTGGCGACCAAAATCCCAGTGTTGATTTCATTAATTTCGCGCTCTGCATCACTGGCATCTTTATGCTCAACAATTCCCACTACATCGCCATTCTCGCGCACAATGCGACCATAACCGCTAGGGTTATCCAGCTTCACCGTCAACAGGCCAATGCCGCCTTGTGGCTTCGCTGCCAACAGCCGTTGCAGAGTATCAACGGAGATCAATGGCACATCGCCGTAGAGCATCAGGACATCTTCATCATCAGAAAAATGTGGTGCCGCTTGTTGCATCGCATGCCCAGTCCCCAGCTGTTCGGCCTGTAACACCCAGTTCAATGCCGGATCAGTGAGTGTTTTCTGCAACAACTCGCCACCGTGTCCATAAACCAGATGAACATGTTGAGCCCCCAATTTCATGGCAGCATCAATCACATGCTGAACCATCGGCTTACCGGCCAGCGGGTGCAACACCTTAGGAAGGTCGGAATACATACGAGTCCCCTTACCTGCGGCAAGGATGACCACACTCATTGAGCTGTTAGACATAAGCAACCTGATAACTCCAAATTAATAGACGGAAGTAAACCTGTTTAGCGAAATAATTACTACATATTTCTCAGCGAAAAACGTATCTAACCCGCATGGTTAAAGGGTTGTAGCGACGGAGCAGGTAATAAAAAAATGCAGATAAAAGTGTCTGCGATCGACGACGTTTTATGACCTGTTTTTATCAAAATACATTCACTCACGCGGGTCATTTACCACTTATTTTACGACAAGAAACAAGAGTTTTCAGAAAGAAACGCTTTTAGTTTAGCTGAGACTTAGTTAAATGCAGAAGAAGTGGGGTGAGCTGATTTGAAGCATTCACTCATTAAAGATAAAAAAATGCCAATCAGTTTTCACCAATTGGCATTCTATCGTTCTTTATATGATAACTTTATAAATCAATGGATTAAAAACCCATAAAATATAAAATTACATCGCTTTCCGGGTCAGTTCGATTACACGTAGTTTTGCAATCGCCTTCGCCAGTTCTGCGGATGCCTGAGCATAGTCGACATCACCGTGGGAATTGCTGATATGAGTTTCGGCTTTACGCTTAGATTCCAGCGCTTTAGCTTCGTCCAGATCAGTTCCGCGAATAGCAGTGTCAGCCAATACGATCACCACACTCGGTTGCACCTCAAGGATGCCGCCAGAAAGATAAATAAACTCTTCCTCACCGAACTGCTTAACGATACGTATCATGCCAGGCTTAATGGCAGTGAGCAGTGGGGCGTGGCCAGGGTAAATCCCCAGTTCACCTTCACTACCCGTCACCTGAATCTTTTGCACTACACCTGAGAACATTTTCTTCTCGGCGCTCACAACATCCAGATGGTAAGTCATTGCAGCCATGTCACCCTCCAGTCAACAGCGTTACAGTTTCTTGGCTTTTTCCACTGCTTCTTCAATGGTGCCAACCATGTAGAACGCCTGTTCCGGCAGGTGGTCATAGTCGCCGTTCATGATGCCTTTGAAACCACGAATGGTGTCTTTCAGCGATACGAACTTGCCCGGTGAACCGGTAAAGACTTCTGCCACGAAGAACGGTTGAGACAGGAAGCGCTGGATTTTACGCGCACGGGATACCACCAGTTTGTCATCTTCTGACAACTCGTCCATACCCAAGATGGCGATAATATCTTTCAGTTCCTGGTAACGTTGCAGAATAGACTGCACGCCACGCGCTACATCGTAGTGTTCCTGACCAACTACCAGCGGATCAAGCTGACGGCTGGTGGAGTCAAGCGGGTCAACCGCCGGGTAAATACCCAGAGAGGCGATTTGACGGCTCAGAACGACGGTGGCATCCAAGTGAGCAAAGGTGGTTGCTGGAGATGGGTCAGTCAAGTCATCCGCTGGCACGTAAACGGCCTGAACAGAGGTAATTGAACCCGTCTTGGTGGAAGTAATACGTTCCTGCAACACACCCATCTCTTCAGCCAATGTCGGCTGATAACCTACCGCTGATGGCATACGGCCCAGCAGTGCGGATACTTCCGTACCGGCCAAGGTATAACGATAGATGTTATCGATGAACAACAGTACGTCACGGCCCTCATCACGGAATTTCTCCGCCATGGTCAAGCCAGTCAGTGCAACGCGCAGACGGTTACCTGGTGGCTCATTCATCTGGCCATAAACCAAGGATACTTTGTCCAAAACGTTGGAGTCAGTCATCTCGTGGTAGAAGTCGTTACCCTCACGAGTACGCTCGCCCACACCAGCAAATACAGAATAACCTGAGTGCTCAATCGCAATGTTACGAATCAGCTCCATCATGTTGACTGTTTTACCCACACCCGCACCACCGAACAGACCGACTTTACCGCCCTTAGCGAACGGACAAATCAAGTCCATAACCTTGATACCGGTTTCTAACAAGTCTTGCGAGCTGGCAAGCTCTTCGTAAGAAGGCGCTTCACGGTGGATTGCCCAACGTTCTTCTTCCCCGATAGGACCTTTCATGTCGATTGGGTCACCCAATACGTTCATGATACGGCCCAGAGTTGACTTGCCCACTGGCACTTCAATTGGGTGCTCCAGGTTGATAACTTTCAACCCACGGCTCAGACCATCGGAAGAGCCCATTGCGATACAACGAACAACACCACCGCCCAGCTGTTGCTGAACTTCCAGCACCAGCTTCTCAGCTGCGCCTTCAACCTCAAGGGCGTTGTACACTTTTGGTACAGCGTCTTGGGGGAATTCGACGTCCACTACGGCGCCGATTACCTGGATAATCTTTCCAGTAGCCATCTTGAATCCTCTACGTAATACGTTTACCCGTCATATTTCAACTTGCTGGCGCGCTAACCGCCTTCCTGCAATATGAACGACTAAGGGTAATAGCCTGGTTAAACCGCGGAGGCTCCCCCGACGATCTCGGTGAGTTCCTGAGTGATGCTGGCCTGACGAGCTTTGTTGTAAACCAACTGCAGCTCTTTGATCAGACTACCGCCGTTATCGGTGGCGGCTTTCATCGCTACCATTCGCGCGGCCTGTTCGCTGGCCAGGTTTTCAACGACGCCCTGATAAACTTGCGATTCCACATAGCGACGCAGGAGAGTATCCAGCAGTGCTTTAGGATCAGGTTCATACAGGTAATCCCAGGATTTCCTCTTCAGCTCCCCGTCTTCCGCTGGCGGAAGAGGTAACAGCTGCACGATCCGTGGTTCCTGAGACATCGTATTGATAAACTTGTTATTCACGATATACAGTTTATCCAGACGACCTTCATCATAGGCTTGCAGCATCACTTTCACCGGCCCGATAAGTTCTGACAGGGAAGGGTTATCCCCCATGCCAGTCACCTGAGCAACAATTTTGCCGCCCACGGAACCAAAGAAAGATGCCGCTTTTGATCCAATCAGCGCTAAATCACATTCAACGCCTTTCTCAGACCAACCTTTCATCTCAGCTAACAGTTTTTTGAACAGGTTAATGTTCAAACCACCACACAAGCCACGGTCTGTAGAAACCACCAGATACCCAACGCGCTTAACATCACGCTCTTCCAGGTATGGATGTTTATATTCCAGATTACCTAGCGCAAGGTGACCAATCACACTACGCATTGTTTCTGCATAAGGACGGCTGGCCGCCATGCGTTCCTGCGATTTACGCATTTTGGAGGCGGCGACCATCTCCATGGCTTTGGTGATCTTTTGCGTGTTTTGCACGCTGGCGATCTTGGAACGTATCTCTTTTGCGCCGGCCATTTCTGCTTCTCCTCATTGCCAGACGGCCTGCTCTCCTAATGAAAAGCAGGGCCGCATAGCGTTACCAGGACTGGGTTGCCTTAAATGTATCAAGGATGCCTTTCAGCTTGGCCTCGATCTCATCGTTATACGCGCCAGTTTGGTTGATTTGTTGCAGAAGCTCGGCATGCTCACGGTCAGCAAACGCCAACAGCGCGGCTTCAAAGCTACCTACCTTCGCCAACTCGATATCACCCAGATAACCACGTTCAGCTGCAAACAGAACCAGAGACTGCTGCGCTACAGACATTGGCGCATACTGTTTCTGTTTCAGAAGCTCGGTCACTTTCTGACCATGGCTCAACTGTTTACGTGTTGCATCATCCAAATCAGATGCGAACTGGGAGAACGCCGCAAGTTCACGATACTGTGCCAGAGCGGTACGGATGCCCCCGGACAGTTTTTTCATGATCTTGGTCTGCGCTGCACCACCCACACGGGATACGGAGATACCAGGGTTAACCGCAGGACGAATACCGGCGTTAAACAGGCTTGATTCCAAGAAGATCTGACCATCGGTAATCGAAATTACGTTGGTCGGAACGAACGCGGAAACGTCCCCTGCTTGAGTTTCAATGATTGGTAATGCGGTCAAAGAACCGGTTTTACCTTTCACTTCACCCTTAGTAAAGGTTTCAACGTAGTCTGCGTTAACACGCGCAGCACGCTCCAGCAAACGGGAGTGAAGGTAGAATACGTCGCCAGGATAAGCTTCACGACCTGGTGGACGACGAAGCAGCAAGGAGATTTGACGATATGCAACAGCCTGTTTAGACAGGTCATCATAAATAATCAGCGCATCTTCACCGCGGTCGCGGAAATATTCACCCATGGCACAACCGGAGTAAGGTGCCAGGTATTGCAATGCTGCAGATTCAGATGCCGTAGCCACAACCACGATGGTGTTAGCCAATGCGCCATGTTCTTCCAGTTTACGCACTACGTTTGCAACAGTAGAGGCTTTCTGGCCGATAGCAACATACACACACTTGATGCCGGAATCGCGCTGGTTGATGATCGCATCAATCGCCAGAGCAGTTTTACCTGTCTGACGGTCGCCGATGATCAATTCACGCTGGCCACGACCGATTGGAATCATGGCATCGACAGATTTATAGCCTGTCTGAACGGGTTCATCAACGGATTGACGTTCGATTACACCAGGTGCGATAGCTTCAACAGCTGAGAAGCCGTCATTTTCTACCGGACCTTTACCATCAACAGGTTCACCCAGAGTATTGACGACGCGACCCAACAGGCCACGACCGACGGGAACTTCCAGGATACGGCCAGTACATTTAACCTTCATGCCTTCAGCAAGATCGGCGTACGGGCCCATAACGACTGCACCAACGGAGTCGCGCTCCAAGTTCAGTGCGATTGCATAACGGTTGCCAGGCAGTGCGATCATCTCGCCTTGCATAACATCGGCCAGACCGTGTACGCGGATGATCCCGTCACTAACGGAAACAATAGTGCCTTCATTGTGAGCTTCGCTCACTACATTGAACTGAGCAATGCGCTGCTTGATCAGTTCGCTGATTTCGGTGGAATTCAGTTGCATATGCTCCAGTCCCCTTAAGACTGCAAGACGTCTGCCAGGCGTTCAAGACGACCGCGAACGCTGCCATCTATCACCATATCACCCGCACGTATTACTACGCCGGCCATGACAGACTTATCAATTTTGCAATTCAGCTTAACTTTGCGTGACAGACGTTTTTCCATCGCAGCGGCAATTTTAGCCAGCTGTTCGTCGTTAAGTGCACTCGCTGAGGACACTTCAACGTCGACGGTAGACTCTAGTGAGGCACGCAGTTGAATAAACTGCTGCAACACCTCAGGAAGAACCAGTAAACGGCCATTCTCCGCCATAACTCGAATGAAGTTCTGTGCGGGTTCATCGAGCTGCTCACCACAGACGGCAATAAACGTCTTAGACATTGTTTCTGGCGCTACAGCACCGGAAAGCAATTCAGCGATTTGTTCATTGCGCGTCACTTGGGCAGTAAACGCCAGCATATCTTGCCAACGCTCAACAGCCTGGTGCTCAACAGCAAAGTCAAAAGCTGCTTTGGCGTAGGGGCGAGCTACAGTTACAAATTCAGACATCAGCCCCTCCCTCCTTACAGTTCAGCGACCAGTTTATCAACGATGTCGCTGTTAGCAGCTTCATCCACGGAACGTTCGATGATCTTCTCGGCGCCAGCTATAGCCAACATCGCGACTTGCTTACGCAACTCTTCACGAGCACGCTTACGTTCGGCGTCGATCTCTGCCTGCGCTTGCGCCACGATTTTGTTACGTTCCTGTTCAGCTTCTGCTTTAGCTTCATCAAGGATCTGAGCTTTGCGTTTACTTGCCTGCTCAATGATCACCTGTGCTTCTGCTTTGGCCTTCTTCAGTTGGTCGGTCGCATTGGCTTGCGCTAAGTCCAAATCTTTTTTGGCACGCTCTGCAGAAGAGAGACCGTCAGCAATTTCTTTTTGACGTTTCTCGATGGCAGCCATAATTGGCGGCCATACATACTTCATACAGAACAGGACAAACAGGACAAACGCGATGGCCTGGCCGAGGATTGTTGCGTTAAGATTCACAGCACAATGCCTCTTTAAAAGTTAATAGTTTGGTGTAGTTCACAGTAGAGAAAACTCTACTTACGCGACAGCAAACATCACGTACAGACCCAGACCAACAGCGATCATAGGGATGGCGTCAACCAGACCCATGACGATAAAGAACTGTGTACGCAGCAGAGGAATCAGGTCAGGCTGACGTGCAGCGCCTTCCAAAAATTTACCACCCAGGATGCCGATACCGATCGCAGCACCGATTGCCGCTAAACCCATCATTATAGCGGCAGCCATGTACAGCAGATCCATATT contains:
- the atpE gene encoding F0F1 ATP synthase subunit C — encoded protein: MENLNMDLLYMAAAIMMGLAAIGAAIGIGILGGKFLEGAARQPDLIPLLRTQFFIVMGLVDAIPMIAVGLGLYVMFAVA
- the atpF gene encoding F0F1 ATP synthase subunit B; amino-acid sequence: MNLNATILGQAIAFVLFVLFCMKYVWPPIMAAIEKRQKEIADGLSSAERAKKDLDLAQANATDQLKKAKAEAQVIIEQASKRKAQILDEAKAEAEQERNKIVAQAQAEIDAERKRAREELRKQVAMLAIAGAEKIIERSVDEAANSDIVDKLVAEL
- the glmU gene encoding bifunctional UDP-N-acetylglucosamine diphosphorylase/glucosamine-1-phosphate N-acetyltransferase GlmU; the encoded protein is MSNSSMSVVILAAGKGTRMYSDLPKVLHPLAGKPMVQHVIDAAMKLGAQHVHLVYGHGGELLQKTLTDPALNWVLQAEQLGTGHAMQQAAPHFSDDEDVLMLYGDVPLISVDTLQRLLAAKPQGGIGLLTVKLDNPSGYGRIVRENGDVVGIVEHKDASDAEREINEINTGILVANGRDLKRWLSLLDNNNAQGEFYITDIIALAHADGKKIAAVHPARLSEVEGVNNRLQLAALERVYQSEQAEKLLLAGVMLLDPTRFDLRGELTHGRDITIDTNVIIEGHVTLGSRVRIGTGCVLKNCVIGDDSEISPYSVLEDSHLDAQCTVGPFARLRPGAELAEGAHVGNFVEIKKARLGKGSKAGHLSYLGDAEIGSGVNIGAGTITCNYDGANKFKTIIGDDVFVGSDTQLVAPVTVANGVTIAAGTTVTRDIAENELVLSRVKQVHVQGWQRPVKKK
- the atpD gene encoding F0F1 ATP synthase subunit beta, which codes for MATGKIIQVIGAVVDVEFPQDAVPKVYNALEVEGAAEKLVLEVQQQLGGGVVRCIAMGSSDGLSRGLKVINLEHPIEVPVGKSTLGRIMNVLGDPIDMKGPIGEEERWAIHREAPSYEELASSQDLLETGIKVMDLICPFAKGGKVGLFGGAGVGKTVNMMELIRNIAIEHSGYSVFAGVGERTREGNDFYHEMTDSNVLDKVSLVYGQMNEPPGNRLRVALTGLTMAEKFRDEGRDVLLFIDNIYRYTLAGTEVSALLGRMPSAVGYQPTLAEEMGVLQERITSTKTGSITSVQAVYVPADDLTDPSPATTFAHLDATVVLSRQIASLGIYPAVDPLDSTSRQLDPLVVGQEHYDVARGVQSILQRYQELKDIIAILGMDELSEDDKLVVSRARKIQRFLSQPFFVAEVFTGSPGKFVSLKDTIRGFKGIMNGDYDHLPEQAFYMVGTIEEAVEKAKKL
- the atpH gene encoding F0F1 ATP synthase subunit delta, producing MSEFVTVARPYAKAAFDFAVEHQAVERWQDMLAFTAQVTRNEQIAELLSGAVAPETMSKTFIAVCGEQLDEPAQNFIRVMAENGRLLVLPEVLQQFIQLRASLESTVDVEVSSASALNDEQLAKIAAAMEKRLSRKVKLNCKIDKSVMAGVVIRAGDMVIDGSVRGRLERLADVLQS
- the atpG gene encoding F0F1 ATP synthase subunit gamma is translated as MAGAKEIRSKIASVQNTQKITKAMEMVAASKMRKSQERMAASRPYAETMRSVIGHLALGNLEYKHPYLEERDVKRVGYLVVSTDRGLCGGLNINLFKKLLAEMKGWSEKGVECDLALIGSKAASFFGSVGGKIVAQVTGMGDNPSLSELIGPVKVMLQAYDEGRLDKLYIVNNKFINTMSQEPRIVQLLPLPPAEDGELKRKSWDYLYEPDPKALLDTLLRRYVESQVYQGVVENLASEQAARMVAMKAATDNGGSLIKELQLVYNKARQASITQELTEIVGGASAV
- a CDS encoding F0F1 ATP synthase subunit epsilon, encoding MAAMTYHLDVVSAEKKMFSGVVQKIQVTGSEGELGIYPGHAPLLTAIKPGMIRIVKQFGEEEFIYLSGGILEVQPSVVIVLADTAIRGTDLDEAKALESKRKAETHISNSHGDVDYAQASAELAKAIAKLRVIELTRKAM
- the atpA gene encoding F0F1 ATP synthase subunit alpha, whose translation is MQLNSTEISELIKQRIAQFNVVSEAHNEGTIVSVSDGIIRVHGLADVMQGEMIALPGNRYAIALNLERDSVGAVVMGPYADLAEGMKVKCTGRILEVPVGRGLLGRVVNTLGEPVDGKGPVENDGFSAVEAIAPGVIERQSVDEPVQTGYKSVDAMIPIGRGQRELIIGDRQTGKTALAIDAIINQRDSGIKCVYVAIGQKASTVANVVRKLEEHGALANTIVVVATASESAALQYLAPYSGCAMGEYFRDRGEDALIIYDDLSKQAVAYRQISLLLRRPPGREAYPGDVFYLHSRLLERAARVNADYVETFTKGEVKGKTGSLTALPIIETQAGDVSAFVPTNVISITDGQIFLESSLFNAGIRPAVNPGISVSRVGGAAQTKIMKKLSGGIRTALAQYRELAAFSQFASDLDDATRKQLSHGQKVTELLKQKQYAPMSVAQQSLVLFAAERGYLGDIELAKVGSFEAALLAFADREHAELLQQINQTGAYNDEIEAKLKGILDTFKATQSW